From Zonotrichia leucophrys gambelii isolate GWCS_2022_RI chromosome 19, RI_Zleu_2.0, whole genome shotgun sequence:
ttttccatcccttccccaAACTCCCTGTTGTTACAGAGTGGGCCCAATACCTTCACCCAAGAGATCCTGGGCGTGCTGGGGGCGCTGGCCCTCACCATAGAGAAGCTGCCATCATGGGCAGCCCCTCATCATGTCAAAAAGGACCTGCTGACCCTGAGGGACGACGCCTACATCAGCTATGAGCCGCTGGGCGTGGTGCTGGTCATCGGGGCCTGGAATTACCCCTTTGCCCTGGTCATGCAGCCCCTGATTGGGGCCATCGCTGCAGGTGGGGATCCAGAGCAGCCTTGGTGGGGTGGGGAtccagcagggccctggtggggtggctgggtgtggGCAGAGGATTGAGGGCTCATGACcgtgctgtgtgtgccctgcaggCAATGCTGTGGTGGTGAAGCCGTCAGAGGTCAGCGAGAACACGGCTCAGCTGGTGGCTGAACTGCTCCCACTGTACTTAGACAAGGTGAGTGTGGCCCTGTGTTGGTCCCCTGGTTTCTCTGTGTCACAGTGATGAGCTGGGTTGGGGTGACCCTGacacccctgccctgcaggatcTCTATGCTGTGGTCACTGGAGGAGTTCCTGAGACAACAGAGCTGCTGACCCAGAGATTTGATCACATCTTCTACACTGGCAACTCCAATGTGGGCAGAATtgtgatggcagcagctgccaagcACCTGACCCCTGTcaccctggagctgggggggaAGAGCCCCTGCTACATCGACAAGGACTGTGACCTGGCTGTGGCCTGCAGGTCAGCTTCTTGCAGCCTTGGTGGGCcctcagcactggggcaggggagCATCTCTGGGCCAACATGCCCAGCTCAGGtgctggggtggggaagggaCTGAGCATGGAGCAAGCATGTCCCCTTCTGCCTTGCCACAGGCGGATAACGTGGGGCAAGTACATGAACTGTGGGCAAACCTGCATTGCCCCAGACTACATCCTGTGTGACCCATCCATCCAGAGCAAGGTGGTGGAGAACATCAAGGCCACTCTGAAGGTGAGGGAGGAGTCCCTTGTGCTCTGGAGATTGTCCCAGCTGTGATTTCCTGGAgctgttttgtttctgctgttcCCTTTTGTCAGGAATTCTATGGGGAGGACGTGAAGTCATCTCCAGACTATGAAAGGATCGTCAACCAGCGTCACTTCAAGAGGATCCTGGGCTTGATGGAAGGGCAGAAGATTGCTCTTGGGGGAGAGACTGATGAGGCGTCCCGCTTCATAGGTGCTGTGGAGGGGAGGTGGTAGTGGGTGCTTTGTGGGGTCTCTGTTTGTCTGTGCCTTACTTGGGTTATGTTGAACAGCCCAAGGTGCTGTGATGGGCCAGGTCTGTGTCCTGCTCATGCTGTTCTCTCATTCTCCCATTTGCCTCAGCTCCAACCATCCTCACGGATGTTTCCCCGGAGTCAAAGGTGATGGAGGAGGAAATCTTTGGGCCAGTGCTGCCCATTGTGACTGTGATGAGCGTGGAGGAAGCCATTGAGTTCATCAACCTTCGAGAGAAGCCCCTTGCCCTTTATGTCTTCTCCAACAACAAGCAGGTGggtcagggctgtgctccctcctggaAGTGTCTCTGCACTGCTGGATCCTGACCATGGCTGATCCAAGACACAGAGTTCTGCAGGGTCTGTGACAGTTGCTTTTCCATAAAGGAAATTTATGGAAATTGCAGCTTTTGGGGGGCATGAgagtccccagagctgctggaagctcccAATCTCCTGCTGAAGGGCTCTAGGTTTGTACATCTCTACCCACACAGGTGGGTGCTGCTTCCTGCCCTGTCTCCTGCTCCCATTTCCTGGCTCTGTTGTGCCAGCTCAGGAATCCAGGTCAGGGCTTTGCCCTGGAACAACAGCCTCAGTGTGGGTGGGAGGGCTGAGGAGCACCTTGGGCTGAAGCCTTTTCATTTGGTGGCTGTTCCAGCTGGGCAGATCCTGTGCTTTAGTGGTGTAAACTGGCCTCTCTCATGGAAcaaggcacagcctgtgcccccCACAAAGGGGATTGGAAACACCACCTcaaaccctccctgctgctgtggtaCATGGTGTTTGTCCCCTCCTGATTTGTTGTGTGTTCTCTCCCATTGTGGGCAGCTGATCAGACGGGTGATAGCAGAGACCTCCAGCGGTGGCATGACAGCCAACGATGTCATCATGCACTcggtgctcccagagctgcccttcGGCGGTGTGGGTGagtccctgcccctgcccacgCACCTGCATTgatcagcagcagcctctggccCCACCCAGGAGCTCTCTGCCCGTTTGGCAATTCAGGAGTTCAGCTGCATTTCCCGTTAGTGTTATTTTCTGGGCTGGGTTGTTGTGTAAAAAGGCTCGTTTGTGTTTTGGTTGTTGGGCCTCTCAGTGAGGGAAGAAAGCCCCCTGGCACACGAGTGAGCTCTGGttctcctgtgctggggtgtgGGATGGATTTGTCAGTGGCCTGGTTGAGTTTCCAGGGTCCTATGGCAGAGctcacctggctgtgggcacagggctgagctcttGGGTGTTTACTGTGTCCTCCTCATGTCCCACTCCTTAAAATCAtggccccagctcctcctgtccccagcccctgtgagAATTCTGTGAGAAAAGCAAGGCTGGCCCTGGGAGGAGATAATTGGTGTCATTAACCTTTTAAGGGTGGGTTCACACAAGCAGCACCTCAAGGCAGTGAGCAGGTCCTCGCTGATTGCTGCTAAGTTCAAAAAGCTGCTCTTTGCCCCTCtgccctgaggaggaggagcatGACCAAgctttccctgtgtcctgggggCTGCCAAAGTGAGTTTGAGGAATGCAGATGTCGCTGTGTGAGCCTGGTGTGAgctgcctggctgtgtccctcaGGGCACAGCGGGATGGGCGCCTACCACGGCCGGTTCAGCTTCGAGACCTTCTCCCACCGCCGCTCCTGCCTCATCAAGGACTTCAAGTGGGATGTTGCCAACAGGCTGAGGTACCCACCTGGCAGCGAGGAGCTGATGCAGTTGGCCAAGCTCTTCCTGCTGAAGCAGTGTAccagaagcagggtgggacaTTTCATCTCGGCCCTGCTGATGGCTGTGAAAGCCGTGCTGGCAAAGGTGAGTTTGGGTCTCTGGgtgctcccagctgtgtcccctgagCCCTCCTAACCCTTCATCACCCCGTTCCTttgagctctgctctctccctggAGGGCTCATCCCTGTTTCTGTGCCTTTCCAGGTGTTGTGCCCCCATTGAGAGGGGTGATGGGCAGCCAGCCCTTGGACCCGCTGCTCGCTCCCTGCATTCCTACTGCTGAACTTTTCTTTGCTGCAATTTCATTTCTCACAAGGCAACCAGTGCACTGAAGAGgtagaagacaaaaaaatgcACCCCAAGTTAAAGGCTCCAGCTCCTACTGAAACAGGAATCTATCCAGACCTAGTCTGTGGATCATGCCTGAGCAGTGAGTGGCGGAGGGAAGGAAGCAGCATCCACCCTGCTTTGTAAACAGCAGCTCCTCTAAAAACTCCTGGGAACGTGGGAGTGTTTGTCACAAGGGTATCTAGACAAAGCCAGTCGTTACTGAGCCTGTTATCTCTGTAACACCTCACCTGATCCCCAGAGGAAGCTGCTCATCGCAGCGATAAGCCTGGGAAATGAGGGTCTCACTGCAGGGGACAGTCCAggctggctgtccccagagcagagggaaaggagccTTGAAGAACCTGCAGCATCTCATCCTTGAAGGGCCTCATGACTGAATGGATGATTCTCCTTGCAGGGAAACCACCTTTAGCCTTCCAAGGtgtggcaaaagccacctgagctgtgcccatgcTGTCCTAAGGACTTGAGAAGTGCCCGGGActgttgtgctgctgttttgGGGGCTACTGGGGCAAAGACAGGGGCACTGCTGCAACTGGAGTCCCAGGTCTCAGGCATCCTTGCCAGAgtggcagagcagccacagccacctcctctGTAACTGAATTTCAGGGGTTTATGAGTTTATGGATAGGCTTTTACCTCCAGACTTGTTACTGAGAGCTGCCCTCGATCCTTGCTGAATAAAACCTTTATTTTACTGCAAAGGCCGCCTGGGGCAGGGTGAGATCCATGTGTGGAcgttccctgctctgtccccaggctgcacCCCAAGGAGCCAGTCCCACTCCAGCTGGGTTTATTCTTTATTGGCCATTTGTCACGGAGCAgcagggggagctgggctgaACTCAGCTCCACTGGGTGGTGATAGCATGGGCTGGGGGATCCCCCACACACTGTGTGTGccaggcagctcagagcagcattttggGTGTCAGAGCAGCCTCAGGGCCCATTCCCAACTGGAATCTGCACAGACACTGCTGAACACTGACAGAGGCTCCTGCGGGACAGGCGTGCACTCCACCTTCTCTCTGGCTCGTCCATTCCTGCTACACCTGTCCCTCAGGAAAGGCTTTCACCCCAAAATCGAGTCCCCACAGTCCTTGGTGGGAGTCAGGGCGTGCTGACAATCATCTTCACGGCGATGCCGAGGGCCAGTGTGGTGATGGCCATGACCAGGGCCAGCGCACGGCGGAGCAGCAGCTGGTTGGTGACCACGGGGGTGGCCGGGGAGGAGGCGgcttccctcagctccagctggtACGTGGGGCCCTCTGTCCTGGTGATTCTCGTGAGCACAATGTCGCTCTGTGGTTCTAACCCCGCTGCAAGGAGAACAGGGTTTGGAGGGGTTTCTCAGGAGGGTTTTGTCACAGGGCTGAAGGCACCTTAGGAGCAGTGATCTCAGATCTTGACCAGGTGAGGACTGCCCACAGGTTGTCCCTCTGCCAACCTCTGTCACCCTCCCGAGGCCACACTTGTCATtactgctctcccagcagctgagggTGTCACCAGCATGACACTCCCCCATTTTGACACTCCCCCATTTTGACACTCCCCCATTTTATGGGCTCGTTCCTGAACCTTTCAGGACCCTtcctgccccaaaccctcccctgCACGCAGCACCCAGCTGCTGCCATACCGAcagaccccagcacagccctggcagggaggaaagtgtggggctgggggactgCTGCCATATCCAGGTCCTTGTAGGAGCCTTCAGTGCACAGGCTCGGCAGCCTCTGTGGGGTCACTCCTGCGCGGCGCTGAGCCTGCCAAGGGAATGTGCTGGGGTTAGttgggaattcccacctggcaaagctgtgctgcctctcctggggcCTCCCTGGAGGTGTTGAGGCACAAGGTGATGCTCAGGGATGAGGTAGCCCAGGTCACCCGATGTGCTCTGAGCTTTGCGTCCCCAAAAGAGGCGCAGGGGGAAAGCTTGAAGCCACTGAGTGCTTGTGCAGGGGGAAGCTGAATTCAGGTATgtcatggcagtgctgggttttgcTCTGGAGCACTGGACATGAGATTGAGCCTGTctcatcccagcagggcactggggaccttcccagtgcagggatgtgctgtCAGTGCCTGGATTACCTTCTTGGCTGCCTTCTCCCAGTCCACACGGGAGATGAAGGTGatgaagctgctgcagaggatgaAGACGGCGACGAGCAACCCGACCCACAGGcctgcagagggcacacagcATCAGCCAGAGCCAACCCAGCATCCCAGGACAGCAGGTCCAGAAAGGGAATGTCACCCAGGCCAGTGGGAACACGGGGTGCTCATGGCTCCCTGCTTTGGCGTTATTTTTCCCAGTAAAagttcccagcagctgcaggagccatcCCAGTCCAGCCCAGTGTATGGGCCGGtcagcagagggacagagccaggcacGAGGGCTGTGGTGAGCCCCgagtggagctgctgctgcccgtggggggtttgggggtgcagtGCCCTGGGGTCAGTACCCATGACGCCGATCCTGGCCAcgaagagcagcacagctgccaggggcaAGCCCACACCGTAGTAAGCCACAGCATTGAGGATGGCACCAAACTTCTGCTTCCCGATGCCTCTGAGCACCCCACTGCAGGCACACtgccaggagagggagaggggctggggcagggagcagcaccctggcccagctcaggagatgacccagctccctgcccctgcccgtTATTTCTATGTCCCTGCCCAGTCCTGTGGGTCACCATCATTTTATGCACTCAACATTTTCTAAGGGATGGTCCCAGGAGTTCTGCAGGGTCCTGGTGTGGGCACtggtgctcagctgcagcctgagggACCCTCAGCTGCCTGatccatggcactgctgctgaACACCAAGGTTCCCCGTGGAAAATAGAAGCATTCCCTGGGACTTACAGCCATGGCTTCAAACACGTGGAAGACAACGTAGACAGGAATGATCCATGCCACCAAGTCAATGATTTCCCTGGGCATGGAGGAAAGCCAAGGATCACTTTTGGGAACTGACCTCCCCACAccaaggccaggagctgggggcaCTCACTTATCTGTGGTGAAGATGTATCCCAGCACATTCCTTGAGGCAACTAAAATGGACACCACAATCACAGCGAACACCCCTGaaaacagagcacagagctgagcccagcctgtgggagaagaggcaggCAGAGGACTGCAAACACTCCCTGCTCCATGGGAATGATGCCAGGAAGAGCCTTCCCAGGCTGTTGTGGACTGACCTGTGCAGATCAGGCTGGTGTGGGAGGATCTCTTGGCCATGTTGGCGTTGCCGGCGCCCAGCGCGTTGCCCACCTGCAcgctggcagctgtgcccagccccagggggatCTGCAAGCACAGGGCTCACATGTGCCTGGCAATGGGGCTGGCACAGTGACAGGGGGATACCcccccagcagagagcagggtggAGCTCAGGATTTGATTTAAAGCATCTCTGTaaggagggagaggcaggagcagggagagattCGAGTGCAGAGGGGAAGATGGGGGTTTGCTGGAGCAGATTTTTGCTGTGTGCCCTCACGGAGCCCTGGTGTGCAGTGATAAGCCAGCCCTTACCATGAAACAGACAACAGACACCTCATAGATGATGGACTGGACAGAGAGCTCCACAACGCTCAGCAGGcctgtgggacaggaggggtcagtgctggctgggggtgctgctctgggtcaagcctggctgtgtcctggcagctccctcctccaCTCACCTATCAAGAAGCTCCCAATCTCGTAGGTCCACCACTCGATGCACATCATGAGCATGCTGGGGATGGCCAGGGAGGTGAAGCTGTCCCACTCCAGCAGGCACTCGCTGGACCAGCCTGTTGAGAAGAGAAACACCTGATGGATGACCAGCCTGGCCAAGTGCTACATCCTGAACAGCACCATTCCTGTTCTCAGAGCCTCCACAGGatctccagcagctcagtgtcCACCTACaacctctctgctgctgccccatggACCACAGAACAGCACAACCCTCAGCCCAtctctcctggagctgtgtccaAGGACAACCTCCTGCTTACGTCTGTGCTCATCCAGCTTTGGGGCTGAACCTCCCAAAGCCTCAGCAGGAAGTTTCATTTCTGCAGAATTAATGTTTAGTGCTGatcacagagctctgccagtgCTGGTGCGTGACGAGTGCCACTGAAGCAGCACCGTGGGCTGGGGTTAATGTTTCACCATCAGGATGAGCAGAATTCCTCTTCTACCAAGAACACCTGATAGAAGTTTGTGGACACTTCTGGGTAAAGCaggaagcagagggagcagtggAGATGTCCTTACCTCCCCAGGTGTTCACATGGAGCTTCCTGCATATGATGTACAGGAACAAGAAAATGGCTTGTGAATACTGAGCGATGGTGTTGGCCCAGCCAGAGCCCCTGCAGAGGAAGTGAGAAAGGTCATTGGCATCCTGCTTATGCCTCCCTCAGGGTGGAAAGAGACATCCTGCCGTACCCCTGGGAGCTCAGTGTTCCCTGGCCAGTGCCAGGTGCCCTGTTTTGCCCTCCAGGGGACACAGGTGCCACTCACATGACGCCCAGGTGGAACTCGAAGAGCAGCACGTAGTTTGCAGCCACGTTGATGATGTTGCCAATGACCCCACTCAGCACCAAGGGCCACATGATCATCTGCAAAgaggaggacatggaggggtcTTCCCAAAGGTTTTGGGAGGGAGCTGTGAAGCTCCCACCAGCCCCACTCTCAGTGCCTtacctaaaaaaaccccaaattccagtgATGTCTCCTGCTTGGAAAATGAGTGTGATGGAGGTAAATCCCTGGTGTGGGGGAGTATGAAGGGAGGTGGATGGGTACAGCTGGCTGTGGAATGGGGTGGTCTACAGAGTCAGAGCTGGTTTGGGGTACCTGGGCACCTTGTGAGCACGGAAACCCTGGATGCACTGTGAAAGGGAGCCCTGAGCCAGGGTGGGTGTGAGGATTTCAGGACCCACCTGGTTCTGCAGGTATCTTGCCTCCAGGTTATACATGAAAACCGCCTGCAGAGGAAATTTTGGATGAGATGAaccagtgagaaaaaaattttggaTGAGatgagctgtgggatggggacagcctgTCCCCATGTGCAGGTGGCACTCACcgggagggcagggagaaacGCATCCACGTAGCGCTGGGTCAgcctgggggcacagagagggCTCAGGGAGGGCCATGGCCATGGCCACCACCCTCCTCTCAGCCCCTGCACACAccagggagggatgaggggaCCACCCAACCTGGAGACATCGGGGTCCTGCCGTATGAGCAGCATCAGCGGCTCCACGTTGAGAAGGACGGCGCagcaggggaagcagcagaggaggatgatgatggtggcACGCTGCAGGATCACCCCCACACGCAGCAGGTTCTTGCTGCCATAGGTCTGCAGGGTGAGAGGGCAGCGGTGAAatcagctggtgctgggggaaAAGAGGCCCTggagagcttggagcagccctgACCACCCTGAAAAGCTCCTGGGAAGGATTTGGAGCGCAGATCTCCTTGTCATGGGATTGTTACCTGAGCAGAAGCTTCCCCAgctcacaggagcagccagggtCTGTGTGGTGCCTGGGCACCATCAGCTGTTGCTGGAAagcccccgtgtccccaggacaAACCAGCATGTCCTACCCACCTGTGATATCAAGGTGTCACACGCTGAAGTCAAACCGTACCCTACAGAGATGGCGGTGACATTTATAACCTGGGAGTTAAAAAAGCAAGGAGTGGAGGTGAGCATTTTATACTTTCAGGTAGGGAGAGGGGGGCTGAAAGGAAAAGTGGGAGTGTGAAATCTCCTCTTTTTCCCCCGCCATATCTCATCCCCGtgtcagcagggagggagctgctgcccggCCCCGGGAATGAATGCTTACAGCGATGGCCAGCGTGACAGAAGCCAGCTCAACCTTGCCCAGGTGGCCACAGAATATGGAGCTGACCAGGTGGATCAGGAAGATGAGCAGCTGGATCAGGATCTAAGCACGGAGCAGAGGCGGAGGTTAAGGTTGGAGgcgagcagggctggctgtgccggGGGCAGTCTCTTACCAGCGGCCCcgccagcaccagcagctgcctcgCGTCCTCCCAGAAGTTCTCCGGAATCCAGCGGCGTTTCTTCTGGCAGCTCTCGGCTGTGAGGTCTCCCTGGCCGGCCGCCCTTCCCTCCCCGAGGCCATTCTCCTCGGGGAAGCTCTCCGGCTTCATGGTGCCCTGCCGGGGGAGTGCAGCGAGCCCCTTCCTCCGCGCTCTGTTAAACCGCGCCGGGCCCAGCAATGTGTAACCACGGCGGGCTGAACTTCAGCCGGGGCCGGCGTGCTGGGCTGCCCCGGGGAACGGTGGGCACGGGGCACGGCAGGGCACGGGGCGGCGGAGCCCGGCAAGGTCCTGGCACCGCAAAGGAGCCCGGACACGCCGTGTCAGGTGTTTGCTGCCTGTCCTGAGCCAGCCTTAGGGCTGAGCCGTCCTAAACCCACCCTGTGAGCCCTCCTACCTCTC
This genomic window contains:
- the LOC135456002 gene encoding multidrug and toxin extrusion protein 1-like, which produces MKPESFPEENGLGEGRAAGQGDLTAESCQKKRRWIPENFWEDARQLLVLAGPLILIQLLIFLIHLVSSIFCGHLGKVELASVTLAIAVINVTAISVGYGLTSACDTLISQTYGSKNLLRVGVILQRATIIILLCCFPCCAVLLNVEPLMLLIRQDPDVSRLTQRYVDAFLPALPAVFMYNLEARYLQNQMIMWPLVLSGVIGNIINVAANYVLLFEFHLGVMGSGWANTIAQYSQAIFLFLYIICRKLHVNTWGGWSSECLLEWDSFTSLAIPSMLMMCIEWWTYEIGSFLIGLLSVVELSVQSIIYEVSVVCFMIPLGLGTAASVQVGNALGAGNANMAKRSSHTSLICTGVFAVIVVSILVASRNVLGYIFTTDKEIIDLVAWIIPVYVVFHVFEAMACACSGVLRGIGKQKFGAILNAVAYYGVGLPLAAVLLFVARIGVMGLWVGLLVAVFILCSSFITFISRVDWEKAAKKAQRRAGVTPQRLPSLCTEGSYKDLDMAAVPQPHTFLPARAVLGSVAGLEPQSDIVLTRITRTEGPTYQLELREAASSPATPVVTNQLLLRRALALVMAITTLALGIAVKMIVSTP
- the LOC135456003 gene encoding aldehyde dehydrogenase family 3 member A2-like gives rise to the protein MMPSKSPGPGPALPWEEGSPPAMAGEGLVPACSRHRRLVEREAPLKCPAAMEKMQQVVSRARAAFRSGRSRPLEFRIQQLKALQRMVQEKEKEIMRALKADLNKSGPNTFTQEILGVLGALALTIEKLPSWAAPHHVKKDLLTLRDDAYISYEPLGVVLVIGAWNYPFALVMQPLIGAIAAGNAVVVKPSEVSENTAQLVAELLPLYLDKDLYAVVTGGVPETTELLTQRFDHIFYTGNSNVGRIVMAAAAKHLTPVTLELGGKSPCYIDKDCDLAVACRRITWGKYMNCGQTCIAPDYILCDPSIQSKVVENIKATLKEFYGEDVKSSPDYERIVNQRHFKRILGLMEGQKIALGGETDEASRFIAPTILTDVSPESKVMEEEIFGPVLPIVTVMSVEEAIEFINLREKPLALYVFSNNKQLIRRVIAETSSGGMTANDVIMHSVLPELPFGGVGHSGMGAYHGRFSFETFSHRRSCLIKDFKWDVANRLRYPPGSEELMQLAKLFLLKQCTRSRVGHFISALLMAVKAVLAKVLCPH